A portion of the Rahnella variigena genome contains these proteins:
- a CDS encoding ImcF-related family protein, which translates to MKRISLPVKKPEIGFWTVVLLFLVAGIVLCWLAWQHPEHIGLVQGMPERDRWLTGLIVGTAILTCCALLSFFGTRLAGKKHFDEILKQTQGDDNPLPKKTMRSEDKSDNALVQLKARLRRRYGLFWRYKVRLLMIVGEANEITALAPTLAEQGWLEGQRTVLIHGGSLHEAADDARLSEWRKLRRTRPFDGILWAVTESQSKTSQWMDDGLRSLEKTGEALRYQAPVYLWQVCESDWSQDERFEQPVGVIFPANATSQSVERTLKSLIPLMREQGMQQVLTQPTHDFLLRLAQSLGESGAARWGQILTPWSADYAARIPMRGLMFSLPQTSAVSAGVHDKTWTPPASWQSVLDDCRSARGRRVGLPWEQTLCYGVLALIVLWGIGSVVSFAVNRHQMVSAAEQTQYLAKPQPVSDEQLIALQTLRNDIGRLQARVTEGAPWYQRFGLDHNAQLLTALLPSYGSANNRLIRDAAAEILLHKLNELASLPANSPKRAALAKSGYDQLKAYLMMIRPEKADAAFYAQVMKTTEPQRPGVSPGLWQSLAPDLWQFYAANLRTQPDWKIKPDLALVSQSRQVLLGEIGQRNAESTLYENMLLSVRRNYADMTLLDMTGDTDAQRLFRSDEVVPGMFTRKAWDEQIQEAIDKAVSSRREEIDWVLSDNRRAISEDISPEALKKRLTERYFTDFAGSWLNFLNSLRWNEAKNLSDVIDQLSLMSDVRQSPLIALMNTLAWQGQTGQQNEALSDSLVKSAKALINKDSQPAIDQHASGPVRPLDETFGPLLALMGKGSAQNMLSSDSSLSLQTLLTRITRVRLKLQQVANASDPQEMTQVLAQTVFQGKSVDLTDSQEYGSLIAASLGEEWSGFGQTMFVQPLTQAWEAVLQPSSASLNDQWKNAIVNNWKSAFDGRYPFAASKSDASLPMLAEFIRKDSGRIDNFLTRELSGVLHKEGTNWVPDKVNSQGLTFNPAFLAAINQLSQISDILFTDGSQGMRFELLARPVPDVVETNLSIDGQKLRYFNQMESWQSFRWPGDTYKPGTMLTWTSTSAGARLYGDYQGTWGLIRWLEQAKQQKLDEGRYQLTFTTSDKQQLQWILRTELGKGPLGLLQLRNFTLPAQIFLIQAGPSASEQPFDPDAIAEEP; encoded by the coding sequence GTGAAGCGTATTTCCCTGCCAGTTAAAAAACCAGAAATTGGATTCTGGACTGTCGTTCTGTTGTTTCTGGTTGCCGGTATTGTTCTCTGCTGGTTGGCCTGGCAGCATCCGGAACACATAGGTTTAGTTCAGGGGATGCCAGAGCGCGATCGTTGGCTGACCGGTCTGATAGTCGGGACCGCCATACTTACATGTTGTGCACTGCTGTCATTTTTCGGCACGAGGCTCGCGGGGAAAAAACATTTTGATGAAATCCTTAAGCAAACTCAGGGAGATGATAATCCTTTACCAAAAAAAACAATGAGGTCAGAAGATAAATCTGACAATGCGTTAGTCCAGCTCAAAGCTCGGCTGCGCCGCCGCTACGGTCTGTTCTGGCGTTATAAAGTACGCCTGTTGATGATCGTCGGTGAGGCCAATGAAATCACTGCCCTGGCACCTACACTGGCAGAACAGGGCTGGCTGGAAGGTCAGCGTACCGTGCTTATTCACGGTGGCAGTCTGCATGAAGCTGCTGACGATGCGCGTCTTTCTGAATGGCGGAAATTGCGTCGCACCCGTCCGTTTGATGGCATTCTCTGGGCCGTCACCGAATCTCAAAGCAAAACGTCGCAGTGGATGGACGACGGTCTGCGCTCGCTTGAGAAAACCGGCGAAGCATTGCGTTATCAGGCGCCGGTATATCTGTGGCAGGTTTGCGAAAGCGACTGGTCGCAGGATGAACGTTTCGAGCAGCCGGTCGGGGTTATTTTCCCGGCTAATGCCACCTCACAATCGGTAGAAAGAACGCTGAAATCGCTGATACCCCTGATGCGCGAGCAGGGAATGCAGCAGGTATTGACCCAACCGACACACGATTTTCTGCTGCGTCTGGCGCAGTCGTTAGGCGAGTCTGGTGCAGCCCGCTGGGGTCAGATACTTACACCCTGGTCTGCTGACTATGCCGCACGCATTCCAATGCGCGGCCTGATGTTCAGCTTGCCGCAGACCTCAGCAGTCTCTGCCGGTGTACATGATAAAACCTGGACACCGCCTGCAAGCTGGCAGAGCGTGCTGGATGACTGCCGGTCTGCACGCGGTCGTCGCGTCGGTCTGCCGTGGGAGCAAACGCTCTGCTACGGTGTGCTCGCGCTGATCGTCCTGTGGGGCATTGGCAGCGTAGTGTCCTTTGCTGTGAACCGTCATCAGATGGTCTCTGCCGCTGAGCAGACGCAATACCTCGCCAAACCGCAGCCTGTTTCCGATGAGCAATTAATTGCCTTGCAGACACTGCGCAATGATATCGGTCGTCTTCAGGCTCGCGTTACTGAGGGTGCGCCTTGGTATCAGCGTTTTGGTCTGGACCACAATGCGCAGCTGCTCACAGCCCTGCTGCCATCATATGGCAGCGCTAATAACCGCCTGATCCGCGATGCCGCAGCTGAAATTTTGCTACATAAGCTCAACGAACTTGCCAGCCTTCCCGCCAACAGCCCGAAACGTGCTGCGCTGGCAAAGTCAGGCTACGACCAGCTTAAAGCATATCTGATGATGATCAGACCGGAAAAAGCAGATGCCGCGTTTTACGCACAGGTCATGAAAACGACAGAACCGCAACGCCCCGGCGTGTCTCCGGGATTGTGGCAGAGTCTGGCTCCTGACTTATGGCAGTTTTATGCCGCCAACCTGCGCACGCAGCCAGACTGGAAGATTAAGCCGGATCTGGCGCTGGTTTCCCAGTCGCGACAGGTTTTGCTGGGTGAAATCGGTCAGCGCAATGCTGAAAGTACTTTGTATGAAAATATGCTGCTTTCAGTCCGCCGCAATTACGCAGACATGACACTGCTGGATATGACGGGTGATACAGATGCGCAGCGTCTGTTCAGAAGCGATGAAGTGGTACCGGGTATGTTCACGCGCAAAGCCTGGGATGAACAAATCCAGGAGGCGATCGACAAAGCGGTATCTTCGCGTCGCGAGGAAATTGACTGGGTGTTGAGCGATAACCGCCGGGCGATCTCTGAAGATATTTCACCGGAAGCGTTAAAGAAACGCCTCACTGAACGCTATTTCACAGACTTTGCGGGTAGCTGGCTGAATTTTCTCAATAGTCTGCGCTGGAATGAAGCTAAAAATCTGTCTGATGTTATTGATCAGCTTTCGTTGATGAGCGACGTACGCCAGTCCCCGTTGATCGCCCTGATGAACACGCTGGCATGGCAGGGACAAACCGGACAGCAAAACGAAGCGCTGTCAGATTCTCTGGTGAAATCAGCCAAAGCACTCATCAATAAAGATTCACAACCTGCTATTGATCAGCACGCCAGCGGGCCTGTCAGGCCTCTGGATGAAACCTTTGGTCCGCTGCTCGCCCTGATGGGAAAAGGCAGTGCGCAAAACATGTTGTCATCGGACAGTTCGCTCAGCCTGCAAACGTTGCTGACCCGTATTACCCGCGTGCGCCTGAAACTTCAGCAGGTGGCGAATGCCTCTGACCCGCAGGAGATGACGCAAGTGCTGGCACAAACGGTATTCCAGGGTAAAAGCGTAGACCTGACCGATAGTCAGGAATATGGCAGCCTGATCGCTGCCAGCCTCGGTGAAGAATGGAGCGGTTTCGGCCAGACCATGTTTGTACAGCCACTGACACAGGCATGGGAAGCCGTATTACAGCCCTCTTCGGCCAGCCTTAATGACCAGTGGAAAAACGCCATTGTTAACAACTGGAAATCCGCCTTCGACGGACGCTATCCGTTTGCTGCCAGCAAAAGCGATGCTTCTCTTCCGATGCTGGCAGAGTTTATTCGCAAAGACAGTGGCCGTATCGACAACTTCCTGACCCGTGAGCTGAGCGGTGTCTTGCACAAAGAAGGGACAAACTGGGTGCCGGATAAAGTGAACAGTCAGGGTCTGACCTTCAATCCGGCATTTCTGGCGGCGATCAACCAGCTCAGCCAGATATCCGACATCCTGTTCACCGACGGCAGCCAGGGAATGCGCTTTGAATTGCTGGCCCGTCCGGTTCCTGATGTTGTCGAAACGAATCTTTCGATCGATGGACAAAAATTGCGTTACTTCAATCAGATGGAAAGCTGGCAAAGCTTCCGCTGGCCGGGCGATACCTATAAGCCGGGCACCATGCTGACATGGACCTCGACCTCCGCCGGTGCCCGGTTATACGGTGATTATCAGGGGACCTGGGGACTTATCCGCTGGCTTGAACAGGCTAAACAACAAAAGCTGGATGAAGGCCGTTATCAGCTGACATTCACCACGTCAGATAAACAACAACTGCAGTGGATATTGCGCACTGAACTGGGTAAAGGCCCGCTGGGTCTGTTGCAGCTGCGTAACTTCACATTACCAGCACAGATTTTCCTGATTCAGGCTGGTCCGTCAGCGTCCGAACAACCTTTTGATCCCGATGCAATCGCCGAGGAACCGTAA